A region of Nostoc sp. 'Peltigera membranacea cyanobiont' N6 DNA encodes the following proteins:
- a CDS encoding NAD(P)H-quinone oxidoreductase subunit F — MDQFLFSTSWFLPLYSLLGAVLTLPWGIGIIRRTGPRPAAYINFLTTVVAFVHSLFVFKNIWDREPEKLLVPWFKAADLDLSFTLELSAVSIGATVLITGLSLLAQVYALGYMEKDWSLARFFALLGFFEAALSGLAISDSLFLSYTLLEVLTLSTYLLVGFWYAQPLVVTAARDAFWTKRVGDLLLLMAVVTLSTLAGSLNFSDLYEWAQTANLSPVTSTLLGLALIAGPAGKCAQFPLHLWLDEAMEGPNPASVMRNSLVVAGGAYLLYKFQPLLALSPVALNALVIMGTVTAIGATLVSIAQIDIKRSLSHSTSAYMGLVFLAVGLQQGGVALMLLLTHAIAKALLFMSSGSVILTTQSQDLTEMGGLWSRMPATTTAFIVGSAGMVTVLPLGGFWAMLAWADGFVNISPWVIGVLLLVNCLTALNLTRVFRLVFWGKPQQKTRRTPEVGWQMAFPMVTLTVLTLLLPLMLQQWYLLPNWESINWLVALALFTSTVLGIVAGSTVYLHKAWSRSRFLAWRFVQDLLGYDFYIDRVYLLTVVSAVALLSRVSAWSDRYLVDGLVNLVGFATILGGQTLKYSISGQSQGYMLTILAVVSVLVFFIGWSSGLLDKLPF; from the coding sequence ATGGATCAATTTCTATTTTCAACAAGTTGGTTTTTGCCTTTATATAGCTTATTAGGCGCAGTTTTGACGTTGCCCTGGGGAATAGGAATAATTCGGCGAACAGGGCCAAGACCTGCGGCATACATCAACTTTTTGACAACTGTTGTGGCTTTTGTCCATAGTCTGTTTGTGTTTAAAAATATCTGGGATAGAGAACCAGAAAAGTTACTGGTGCCCTGGTTTAAAGCTGCTGATTTAGACTTATCTTTTACCTTGGAACTCTCAGCAGTCAGCATTGGGGCAACAGTTTTAATTACAGGTTTAAGCTTACTGGCACAAGTTTACGCTCTGGGTTATATGGAGAAAGACTGGTCGCTGGCACGTTTTTTTGCGCTGCTGGGATTTTTTGAAGCAGCGTTGAGTGGTTTAGCAATCAGTGATTCTTTGTTTCTTAGCTATACCCTTTTAGAAGTTCTGACGCTTTCAACTTACTTGCTAGTGGGATTCTGGTATGCTCAACCTCTAGTAGTTACGGCGGCGCGAGATGCGTTTTGGACTAAACGGGTAGGAGACTTGTTGCTGCTGATGGCTGTGGTGACGCTTTCCACCTTAGCGGGGAGTTTGAACTTTTCGGATTTATATGAGTGGGCGCAAACAGCTAATTTAAGCCCAGTGACATCAACATTGCTGGGTTTGGCGTTAATTGCTGGGCCTGCGGGGAAATGTGCCCAATTTCCCCTGCACCTCTGGTTAGATGAGGCGATGGAAGGGCCAAACCCAGCTTCGGTAATGCGAAACTCGCTGGTAGTCGCTGGTGGCGCATATTTACTGTATAAATTTCAACCATTGTTAGCACTGTCGCCGGTTGCCTTAAATGCCTTGGTAATCATGGGTACGGTGACAGCTATTGGGGCAACATTAGTATCTATAGCTCAAATTGACATTAAACGATCGCTATCTCATTCCACCAGTGCATACATGGGGTTAGTGTTTCTAGCGGTGGGGTTACAGCAAGGGGGTGTAGCCTTGATGTTGCTGTTAACTCATGCGATCGCTAAAGCATTATTATTTATGAGTTCCGGTTCAGTCATCTTAACTACCCAAAGCCAAGACCTAACAGAAATGGGCGGACTGTGGTCGCGGATGCCAGCTACCACCACCGCCTTTATTGTCGGTTCGGCGGGGATGGTGACAGTGCTACCACTGGGAGGCTTCTGGGCAATGTTAGCATGGGCTGACGGTTTCGTTAATATTAGCCCTTGGGTGATTGGGGTTTTATTATTAGTCAATTGCTTGACAGCATTAAACTTAACTAGAGTTTTCAGATTAGTCTTCTGGGGGAAACCACAACAAAAAACCCGTCGCACGCCAGAAGTTGGTTGGCAAATGGCCTTCCCGATGGTTACTCTCACAGTCTTGACTCTGCTTTTGCCTTTGATGTTACAGCAATGGTACTTACTACCAAATTGGGAAAGTATTAATTGGTTGGTGGCATTAGCATTGTTTACTTCTACAGTCCTGGGAATAGTTGCAGGGTCTACAGTTTATCTGCACAAAGCTTGGTCAAGATCCAGATTTTTGGCGTGGAGATTTGTGCAAGACTTATTAGGTTATGATTTTTATATTGACCGAGTTTATCTCCTAACGGTAGTGAGCGCAGTCGCACTACTATCTAGAGTTTCTGCTTGGAGCGATCGCTATTTAGTTGATGGTTTAGTAAACTTGGTTGGGTTTGCGACAATTCTGGGCGGACAAACTTTAAAGTACAGCATTTCTGGGCAATCTCAGGGCTATATGTTGACCATCCTCGCAGTTGTCAGCGTCCTGGTTTTCTTCATCGGCTGGTCATCGGGTTTACTAGATAAATTGCCTTTTTAA
- a CDS encoding carbon dioxide-concentrating mechanism protein CcmK, translating to MSIAVGMVETLGFPAVVEAADAMVKAARVTLVGYEKIGSGRVTVIVRGDVSEVQASVAAGVESVKRVNGGQVLSTHIIARPHENLEYVLPIRYTEDVEQFRENVNAIRPFGRRP from the coding sequence ATGTCAATTGCAGTGGGAATGGTTGAAACGCTGGGCTTTCCAGCAGTAGTGGAAGCTGCTGATGCGATGGTGAAAGCGGCTCGTGTGACTCTAGTCGGTTATGAAAAAATCGGTAGCGGTCGAGTTACCGTAATTGTTCGGGGTGACGTATCAGAAGTGCAAGCTTCCGTAGCCGCAGGTGTTGAATCAGTGAAGCGAGTCAACGGCGGACAAGTGCTTTCGACTCACATCATTGCTCGTCCTCACGAAAACTTGGAATACGTCCTACCAATTCGTTATACAGAAGACGTAGAGCAATTCCGGGAAAATGTGAACGCAATTCGTCCTTTCGGTAGAAGACCGTAA
- a CDS encoding CO2 hydration protein — protein sequence MVTIKKKAVHNPLAEYIERLQKGGALLPDSPENVLEVVGILKSYGVVLDAYSKNLNYIAEHQFLKFFPFFKYFNGEVSFQKLLRHWWHDRINFEYAEYCMKGMMWHGGGGLDTYLDTTEFKERAQAVIAAKFKNNPLVPGINQLFPDFLTEYLRVSAYYTGLGQFWRVMADMFLSLSDRYDQGEIKSIPEVVDHIKTALVANASNPITYAVKIRGEVYEIIPKSVGLTFLADTAIPYVEAVFFRGTPFHGTVSYNAQGYQIPPDQTRFQYGALYADPLPIGGAGIPPTLLMQDMRHYLPEYLHEIYRRSLRGEDDLRVQICMSFQKSMFCVTTATILGLMPHPLDTKDPNEEKNNRVYLEKWMSRLETSQLLNVNK from the coding sequence ATGGTAACTATTAAAAAGAAAGCGGTTCATAATCCTTTAGCTGAGTATATTGAACGTCTGCAAAAAGGAGGAGCATTACTCCCTGATAGTCCAGAAAATGTACTAGAAGTTGTTGGTATTCTTAAAAGCTATGGTGTAGTTTTAGATGCCTACTCAAAAAATCTTAACTATATTGCCGAGCATCAGTTTCTAAAATTTTTCCCATTTTTTAAATATTTTAATGGAGAAGTTTCTTTTCAAAAATTACTCCGTCACTGGTGGCATGACCGCATTAATTTTGAGTATGCCGAGTATTGCATGAAAGGCATGATGTGGCACGGTGGCGGTGGACTAGATACCTATTTAGATACAACAGAATTTAAAGAAAGAGCGCAAGCCGTTATTGCCGCAAAATTTAAAAATAATCCCTTAGTTCCCGGTATTAACCAGCTATTTCCAGATTTCTTAACAGAATACTTGCGTGTCTCTGCTTACTACACAGGTTTAGGTCAATTCTGGCGAGTAATGGCTGATATGTTCCTCAGCTTATCAGACCGTTACGACCAAGGCGAAATTAAATCGATTCCCGAAGTTGTAGACCACATTAAAACAGCGTTAGTGGCAAATGCGTCAAACCCAATTACCTACGCCGTCAAAATTCGAGGTGAGGTCTATGAAATCATTCCTAAAAGCGTTGGTTTGACCTTCTTAGCAGATACAGCAATACCTTATGTAGAAGCAGTCTTCTTTCGGGGAACTCCTTTCCACGGTACAGTTTCATACAACGCCCAAGGATATCAAATTCCCCCAGATCAAACCCGATTTCAGTATGGCGCATTGTATGCCGATCCTTTACCCATCGGCGGCGCGGGTATTCCTCCCACCTTGTTGATGCAAGATATGCGTCATTATCTCCCAGAGTATTTGCACGAAATTTATCGTCGCAGTCTTCGGGGTGAAGATGATTTGCGGGTACAAATTTGCATGAGTTTCCAAAAATCGATGTTTTGTGTTACCACAGCAACGATTTTGGGATTGATGCCTCATCCTTTGGACACTAAAGACCCAAATGAAGAGAAAAATAATCGAGTTTATTTAGAGAAGTGGATGAGTCGGTTAGAAACTTCGCAGTTGCTGAATGTGAATAAATAG
- a CDS encoding AAA family ATPase yields the protein MIHSLHIKNFKPFENQLLEFRSLTLLSGLNGMGKSSVLQSLLLLRQSYQQRLLQTKNLALNGDLVRIGTAKDALFEEAKEEIISFELVVDSQKRKTWTWRFRYDRQADVLRSDTAPITREIHEFSLFGDYFHYLQAERLGPRNVFEMSEDLVHQHFQIGTRGEYTAHFLTVFGKSNINTVGLKQIGSQTFAKAFERPKQGEVSKLSHPKAESLSLKDQVEAWMGEISPGTRIHVNPIPGIDLMSLQYSFEMGKYVSSRYRNTNVGFGITYTLPIIVAVLASPPGTLILIENPEAHLHPKGQAKMGELLALAASCGVQVVIETHSDHILNGIRLAVHGGKLNPEDVQLHYFQRQEKQGQALTEVISPKIDPNGRIDYWPDGFFDEWEKDLITLLKPRDA from the coding sequence ATGATACATTCACTACATATAAAGAATTTTAAACCCTTTGAAAATCAGTTACTAGAGTTTAGATCACTAACTCTATTATCTGGACTTAATGGTATGGGTAAATCTTCAGTATTACAGTCATTACTTCTATTACGCCAGTCTTATCAACAGAGACTTTTGCAAACAAAAAATCTAGCTCTAAATGGTGATTTAGTGCGTATTGGTACGGCTAAAGATGCTTTATTTGAGGAAGCCAAGGAAGAAATTATTAGTTTTGAACTTGTAGTAGATTCTCAAAAAAGAAAAACATGGACATGGCGCTTTAGATATGATAGACAAGCAGATGTTCTCCGCAGCGATACTGCACCAATAACGAGAGAAATACATGAATTTAGCCTGTTTGGAGATTACTTTCACTATCTGCAAGCAGAACGGCTTGGCCCTCGGAATGTCTTTGAAATGTCAGAGGATTTAGTACATCAACATTTTCAAATTGGTACTAGAGGTGAATATACAGCACATTTCCTTACCGTTTTTGGTAAATCGAACATAAATACAGTTGGACTTAAGCAAATAGGTTCACAAACATTTGCTAAAGCTTTTGAACGCCCCAAACAAGGTGAAGTAAGCAAATTAAGCCATCCAAAAGCAGAGTCGCTATCTTTGAAGGATCAAGTGGAGGCATGGATGGGAGAAATCAGCCCTGGTACAAGAATTCATGTCAACCCAATTCCAGGCATTGATTTAATGAGTTTGCAATACTCATTTGAAATGGGAAAATATGTAAGTAGCAGATACCGTAATACTAATGTTGGATTTGGAATTACTTACACCTTGCCAATTATTGTAGCTGTACTTGCATCCCCTCCAGGTACACTGATTTTAATTGAAAATCCAGAGGCACATCTTCATCCTAAAGGACAAGCCAAAATGGGTGAGTTGTTAGCACTGGCTGCTAGTTGTGGTGTGCAAGTGGTGATAGAAACTCATAGCGATCATATTTTAAACGGAATTCGGCTTGCAGTTCATGGCGGCAAACTTAATCCCGAAGATGTGCAATTACACTACTTTCAGCGACAAGAAAAACAAGGACAGGCTTTGACAGAGGTAATATCACCAAAAATTGATCCTAATGGCAGAATTGATTATTGGCCTGATGGATTTTTTGATGAATGGGAAAAAGATTTAATAACTTTACTTAAGCCAAGGGATGCTTAG
- a CDS encoding EutN/CcmL family microcompartment protein has product MQIAKVRGTVVSTQKDPTLRGVKLLLLQLVDENGNILPEYEVAADIVGAGVDEWVLITRGSAARQVVGNEQRPLDAAVVAIIDTIYVEDRLIYSKKDQYR; this is encoded by the coding sequence ATGCAAATTGCCAAAGTTCGCGGCACAGTAGTTAGCACCCAAAAAGATCCAACTCTCAGAGGTGTAAAACTACTGTTGTTACAATTAGTAGATGAAAACGGCAATATCCTACCAGAGTATGAAGTAGCAGCAGATATTGTGGGAGCAGGAGTAGATGAGTGGGTACTCATCACTCGTGGTAGTGCCGCTCGTCAAGTTGTTGGCAACGAACAGCGTCCATTAGATGCAGCAGTGGTGGCGATCATAGATACTATTTACGTTGAAGATCGCCTCATTTACAGCAAAAAAGATCAATATCGATAG
- a CDS encoding DUF262 domain-containing protein — MTNLNHLNSELFKEEAKIENDDITTQEDGEEDEITIEEEEEDISEPFDPTKIRVETRQISIDYLMVRIKNNEIELSPEFQRKFVWNKIAQSRLIESILLRIPIPAFYIDATNEEKWLVIDGLQRLTTLKEFVIDKKLKLTGLESFTLFNGKIYDEIPRNYQRRIEETLVTVIFLEPGTDSEFKQAIFERINTSALSLSTQEIRHALNQGKATKLLEDLAVAPEFKKAIDTDKGIKSDRMADRECILRVLVFMIKNQELFQRNTSFKKILDQAMAYINLMSDEEIKIITNDFINLMNLAFEVFGKDAFRKMKKGAKRYPINKALFEAWSVNLYKLNAQEIEILKERKEIIKQKIIDLTNEGKFNTTIYRSTGTLKTVLHRLNEIEQVIKSVLS, encoded by the coding sequence ATGACAAATTTGAACCACCTTAACTCTGAATTATTTAAAGAAGAAGCAAAAATAGAAAATGATGATATTACAACACAAGAAGATGGAGAAGAGGATGAGATTACAATAGAAGAAGAAGAAGAAGACATAAGTGAACCCTTTGATCCTACTAAAATTAGGGTTGAAACTAGACAGATTAGTATTGACTACTTAATGGTTAGAATTAAGAATAATGAAATTGAATTATCTCCTGAATTCCAACGAAAATTCGTTTGGAATAAAATTGCTCAAAGTAGGCTTATTGAGTCGATTTTACTTCGTATTCCTATACCAGCATTCTATATTGATGCAACTAATGAAGAAAAATGGTTAGTGATAGATGGTTTACAAAGGCTAACCACTTTAAAAGAGTTTGTGATAGATAAAAAACTTAAGCTAACTGGACTAGAATCATTTACTCTATTTAACGGCAAGATATATGACGAAATTCCACGTAATTATCAACGTCGTATAGAAGAAACTCTTGTCACAGTTATTTTTCTCGAACCGGGTACAGATAGTGAATTTAAACAGGCTATTTTTGAGCGGATTAATACCAGTGCTTTATCTCTATCAACCCAGGAAATTCGTCATGCTTTAAATCAAGGTAAAGCAACAAAGTTATTAGAGGATTTAGCTGTAGCACCTGAATTTAAAAAAGCTATTGACACTGACAAAGGAATAAAATCAGATAGAATGGCTGATCGAGAGTGCATACTTAGAGTTTTAGTGTTTATGATAAAAAATCAAGAATTATTTCAAAGAAATACAAGCTTTAAAAAAATATTAGATCAAGCTATGGCATATATAAATCTCATGTCAGATGAAGAAATAAAAATAATAACTAATGATTTTATAAATTTAATGAATTTAGCATTTGAGGTATTTGGTAAAGATGCTTTTCGGAAAATGAAAAAAGGAGCAAAACGTTATCCCATCAACAAGGCATTGTTTGAAGCTTGGTCAGTTAATTTATATAAACTTAATGCTCAAGAAATTGAGATTCTTAAAGAAAGAAAAGAAATTATAAAACAAAAAATAATAGATTTGACTAATGAGGGAAAATTTAATACTACTATCTACAGGAGTACGGGAACCCTTAAGACTGTATTACACAGATTGAATGAGATAGAACAAGTTATAAAATCAGTATTATCATGA
- a CDS encoding ribulose bisphosphate carboxylase small subunit, with protein MAVRSTAAPPTPWSRNLAEPKIHQTAFVHSFSNVIGDVRIGANVIVAPGTTIRADEGTPFYLGENTNIQDGVVIHGLEQGRVIGDDQEKYSVWVGKNTCITHMALIHGPAYVGDNSFIGFRSTVFNARVGAGCIVMMHALIQDVEIPPGKYVPSGAIITSQQQADRLPDVQDQDKEFAHHVVGINQALRAGYLCAADSKCIAPIRDENAKSYTGSGITVLELERSSEVASNSLGAETIEQLRYLLEQGYKIGTEHVDQRRFRTGSWTSCQPIEPRSLGEAIAALESCVTDHSGEYVRLFGIDKGRRRVLETIIQRPDGDAKPATSFKAPNSSHSNGSYSNGNGNGSSSGSGKVNGETLDQIRQLLASGYKIGVEHVDERRFRTGSWTSCKPIDATSTNQVISALEECIESHPGEYVRLIGIDTKAKRRVLETIIQRPNGQVATSGSQKSSFTSSSGGSGRAAATATSNRLSTEVVDQLRQLLAGGYKISIEHVDERRFRTGSWTSTGQIQASSEREAIAAVEKHLGEYQGEYVRLIGIDPKAKRRVLETIIQRPNSQVASSGSEKSFTSSTHSATATATATATSNRLSTEVVDQLRQLLASGSKISIEHVDQRRFRTGSWTSTGQIQASSEREAIAAVEGHLGEYQGEYVRLIGIDPKAKRRVLETIIQRP; from the coding sequence ATGGCAGTCCGCAGCACGGCAGCACCCCCAACTCCGTGGTCAAGGAATTTAGCTGAACCCAAAATCCATCAAACTGCTTTTGTACACTCATTCTCCAATGTGATTGGGGATGTACGAATAGGTGCAAATGTAATCGTTGCTCCGGGGACTACGATTAGAGCGGATGAAGGCACACCTTTTTATCTTGGTGAAAACACCAATATTCAAGATGGTGTAGTTATTCATGGGTTAGAGCAAGGTCGAGTAATTGGCGATGACCAAGAGAAATACTCGGTATGGGTAGGTAAAAATACTTGCATTACCCACATGGCTTTAATTCATGGGCCAGCTTATGTAGGGGACAATTCCTTCATTGGCTTTCGCTCTACAGTGTTTAATGCCAGGGTAGGCGCAGGTTGCATCGTGATGATGCACGCTTTGATTCAAGACGTAGAAATTCCCCCAGGCAAGTATGTGCCTTCGGGAGCGATAATTACTAGCCAGCAGCAAGCTGACCGCTTGCCAGATGTGCAAGATCAGGATAAGGAATTTGCTCATCATGTGGTTGGGATTAATCAGGCGCTACGGGCTGGTTATCTTTGTGCTGCGGATAGCAAATGTATAGCACCCATTCGGGATGAGAACGCTAAATCTTATACAGGTAGTGGTATTACTGTTTTAGAGTTGGAAAGGAGTAGTGAAGTGGCGAGCAATAGCTTGGGTGCAGAAACAATAGAGCAGTTACGCTATCTATTGGAACAAGGATATAAGATTGGTACAGAACACGTAGACCAAAGACGGTTCCGCACGGGTTCTTGGACTAGCTGCCAACCAATTGAACCGAGATCCCTTGGTGAAGCGATCGCAGCATTAGAAAGCTGTGTAACAGACCATAGCGGCGAGTATGTCCGACTGTTTGGGATTGACAAAGGTAGACGACGGGTGTTAGAAACCATCATCCAACGCCCCGATGGTGATGCTAAACCAGCTACCAGTTTTAAAGCTCCTAATAGTAGTCATAGCAATGGCAGCTACAGCAATGGTAATGGTAACGGTAGCAGTTCTGGCAGTGGCAAAGTCAATGGCGAAACTCTAGACCAAATCCGTCAACTTTTGGCAAGTGGTTACAAAATTGGCGTAGAACACGTAGATGAGCGCCGCTTCCGTACTGGTTCCTGGACTAGTTGCAAGCCAATTGATGCAACTTCCACCAATCAAGTAATCTCTGCCTTGGAAGAATGTATAGAAAGCCATCCAGGTGAGTATGTACGTTTAATCGGTATTGACACCAAAGCCAAACGCCGGGTATTAGAAACCATTATTCAACGTCCAAATGGTCAAGTAGCTACCTCTGGTAGTCAAAAATCATCATTTACTAGCAGCAGTGGAGGCTCTGGGAGGGCTGCGGCAACAGCTACCAGTAACCGGTTGAGTACTGAAGTAGTAGATCAACTACGGCAATTATTGGCTGGTGGTTATAAAATTAGCATTGAACACGTAGATGAGCGCCGCTTCCGGACTGGTTCGTGGACTAGTACCGGTCAAATTCAAGCCTCCTCAGAAAGAGAAGCGATCGCAGCCGTAGAAAAACACCTCGGCGAATACCAAGGTGAATATGTGCGCTTAATTGGTATTGACCCCAAAGCCAAACGGCGGGTATTAGAGACAATTATTCAACGTCCAAATAGTCAAGTAGCCTCCTCTGGTAGTGAAAAATCATTTACTAGCAGTACACACTCGGCAACAGCAACAGCTACAGCTACAGCTACCAGTAACCGGTTGAGTACTGAAGTAGTAGATCAACTGCGGCAATTATTGGCTAGTGGCTCAAAAATTAGCATTGAACACGTAGACCAACGGCGGTTTCGGACTGGTTCGTGGACTAGTACCGGTCAAATTCAAGCCTCCTCAGAAAGAGAAGCGATCGCAGCCGTAGAAGGACACCTCGGCGAATACCAGGGAGAATATGTGCGCTTAATTGGTATTGACCCCAAAGCCAAGCGTCGGGTATTGGAAACGATTATTCAACGACCTTAA
- a CDS encoding Uma2 family endonuclease has product MTSATDPSTALTPFPDHTQLPESDGTFVKNFQEHPQSILLTDSIKPILQKRHPDGQYCIGQDSGIYWRITDPPEKGAEAPDWFYVGNVPPTLDGQTRRSYVLWREFIAPLIALEFVSGDGSQERDKTPWKGKFWIYEQVIRPPFYGIYEVNKPSVEVYELIGGQYQLLTANERGHYPIQPLGVELGLWQGQYHNMELPWLRWWDLQGNLLLTGDERADRLTAQLRSLGIEPEA; this is encoded by the coding sequence ATGACCTCTGCAACCGATCCATCCACCGCCCTCACACCGTTCCCAGACCATACGCAGCTACCAGAGTCTGATGGTACTTTCGTGAAAAACTTTCAGGAACATCCCCAAAGCATTCTACTAACGGACTCGATTAAACCGATATTGCAAAAACGTCATCCTGATGGGCAATACTGTATTGGTCAAGATAGTGGTATCTACTGGCGCATCACTGACCCCCCAGAAAAAGGTGCAGAAGCACCAGACTGGTTTTATGTAGGGAATGTACCACCTACTCTGGATGGACAAACACGCAGGTCTTATGTATTATGGCGAGAATTTATTGCCCCATTGATTGCATTAGAATTTGTTTCTGGGGATGGTAGTCAGGAACGAGATAAAACTCCTTGGAAGGGGAAATTTTGGATTTATGAGCAGGTAATTCGTCCTCCCTTCTACGGCATTTATGAAGTTAATAAACCCAGTGTAGAAGTTTATGAATTAATTGGTGGACAATATCAGTTATTAACAGCAAATGAACGCGGGCATTATCCTATACAACCTTTAGGAGTTGAGTTAGGTCTTTGGCAGGGACAATATCACAATATGGAATTACCTTGGCTACGCTGGTGGGATTTGCAAGGTAATTTGTTGTTGACTGGTGACGAAAGAGCCGATCGCTTGACTGCTCAATTGCGATCGCTCGGCATTGAACCAGAAGCCTAA
- a CDS encoding carbon dioxide-concentrating mechanism protein CcmK — protein sequence MPIAVGMIETKGFPAVVEAADAMVKAARVTLVGYEKIGSARVTVIVRGDVSEVQASVAAGVEAAKRVFGGEVLSTHIIARPHENLEYVLPIRYTEAVEQFRT from the coding sequence ATGCCAATTGCAGTTGGAATGATTGAAACGAAGGGCTTTCCGGCAGTGGTAGAAGCTGCTGATGCGATGGTGAAAGCTGCCCGTGTCACCTTAGTAGGTTATGAAAAAATTGGTAGCGCTCGCGTCACCGTGATAGTTCGGGGAGATGTATCGGAAGTGCAAGCTTCTGTTGCTGCTGGGGTTGAAGCGGCGAAAAGAGTCTTTGGTGGTGAAGTATTATCTACTCACATCATTGCTCGTCCTCACGAGAACCTGGAATACGTCTTGCCGATTCGTTACACAGAAGCTGTAGAACAGTTCCGTACCTAA
- a CDS encoding NADH-quinone oxidoreductase subunit M: MLSVLILVPLIGAALIGFSPSGINGKFARGVALVFATIAFLWTIVLLIQFHPGEITQQFAESVPWIDVLGLNYNLGIDGLSLPLLVLNGLLTSIAIYSSDESLQRPKFYYSLILLLSAGVTGAFLAQDLLLFVLFYELELIPLYLLIAIWGGEKRGYAATKFLIYTAVSGILILASFLGMVWLSGSSNFALATLNTTTLPLATQLLLLAGILIGFGIKIPLVPFHTWLPDAHVEASTPISVLLAGVLLKLGTYGLLRFGMNLLPEAWAYVAPWLATWAVVSVLYGASCAIAQTDMKKMVAYSSIGHMGYVLLATAAATPLSVLGAVMQMISHGLISAMLFLLVGVVYDKAGSRDLDVLQGLLNPERGMPVIGSLMVLGVMASAGIPGMVGFISEFIIFRGSFPIFPVQTLLSMLGTGLTAVYFLILLDRAFFGRLSAQVTNLPRVYWSDRIPAAILAVLIVIFGIQPAWLARWTEPTITAMVNSQNVVLAVSLDKAMGNGD, from the coding sequence ATGCTTAGTGTTTTAATTCTAGTGCCGTTAATCGGTGCGGCTTTAATTGGTTTCTCGCCCTCTGGCATCAATGGGAAATTTGCCCGTGGGGTAGCTTTAGTGTTTGCCACTATCGCTTTCTTGTGGACAATCGTATTATTAATTCAGTTCCATCCAGGCGAAATCACTCAACAATTTGCCGAGTCTGTCCCTTGGATAGATGTCTTAGGTTTAAACTATAACCTGGGAATCGATGGTTTATCTTTGCCACTGCTGGTTTTGAATGGACTTTTAACTTCTATTGCCATCTACAGCAGCGATGAATCTCTACAGCGTCCTAAATTTTATTACTCTTTGATCCTATTATTAAGCGCTGGGGTAACTGGAGCTTTTCTGGCACAGGATTTACTGTTATTTGTCCTGTTTTACGAATTGGAACTAATTCCTCTGTATCTATTGATAGCTATTTGGGGTGGGGAAAAGCGGGGTTATGCGGCGACAAAATTTCTCATTTATACCGCCGTTTCGGGAATCTTGATTTTAGCAAGTTTCCTCGGCATGGTTTGGCTGAGTGGTTCCTCTAACTTTGCACTAGCAACCTTAAACACTACGACTTTACCTTTAGCGACACAGCTTTTACTGCTAGCGGGGATTTTGATCGGTTTCGGGATTAAAATTCCCTTAGTTCCCTTCCATACTTGGTTGCCAGATGCTCACGTTGAAGCTTCCACACCCATTTCCGTACTATTGGCTGGGGTGCTGTTGAAGTTGGGAACCTACGGATTACTGCGGTTTGGCATGAACTTGTTACCAGAAGCTTGGGCTTATGTGGCTCCTTGGTTAGCGACTTGGGCAGTAGTGAGTGTACTGTATGGTGCATCCTGCGCGATCGCTCAAACCGATATGAAAAAAATGGTAGCATACAGTTCTATTGGACACATGGGCTATGTGCTGTTAGCGACGGCTGCGGCGACACCATTAAGCGTATTAGGTGCTGTTATGCAGATGATTAGCCACGGATTGATTTCCGCCATGCTGTTTTTGCTGGTAGGGGTTGTGTATGACAAAGCCGGAAGCCGAGATTTAGATGTTCTCCAAGGATTGCTGAACCCAGAACGAGGTATGCCCGTAATTGGTAGCCTAATGGTTTTGGGAGTGATGGCCAGCGCTGGGATACCAGGAATGGTCGGGTTTATTTCCGAATTCATCATTTTTCGGGGCAGTTTCCCAATTTTTCCAGTCCAAACGCTACTATCAATGCTTGGTACTGGTTTAACTGCGGTTTACTTTTTGATCCTCCTCGACCGTGCCTTTTTTGGTCGCTTGTCTGCACAAGTTACTAACTTACCACGTGTGTATTGGAGCGATCGCATCCCAGCTGCAATTTTAGCTGTGCTGATTGTGATTTTCGGCATTCAACCCGCTTGGTTAGCACGCTGGACTGAACCAACAATTACAGCAATGGTGAATAGCCAAAACGTAGTATTAGCAGTGTCCTTGGATAAAGCAATGGGGAATGGGGATTAG